The Halobacteriovoraceae bacterium genomic interval TCGTATTCCTTGAAAAAATGAAAAAGCAGCAGTTTAGTATTTTGAAAGCCGAAAAGAAAAGGTTTAGAAACGGAAGGATTACTACTTTAGATTATGTGAAGCTACAAGAGGCTTTTGATCGAAGTTCATTACAAGTTATAGCACTAAACTATTTGAATGAAATAACAGCTCTTAATTTATATTTTACTGTTGGAAAAACAGATGAATATTTAAAAACCTATATGGAGTAAAACATGAAGAAACTACCTGAAAATGTAAGCGTATATAAACGCACCCCTGATTTTAATGAAGAAACTGTCCCTGCTGGGTTGCTAAAGGCCCATACAACAAAAGAAGGCACATGGGGAAAAATTTGTGTCTCCAAAGGGAAATTAATATATACAATAGAGAAAGAACCACAAGAGACTATTGAGCTAACGCCCGAAAAATTCGGAGTTGTTGAGCCTCAAGTTCCTCATCATGTAAAACCCTTGGG includes:
- a CDS encoding DUF1971 domain-containing protein, producing MKKLPENVSVYKRTPDFNEETVPAGLLKAHTTKEGTWGKICVSKGKLIYTIEKEPQETIELTPEKFGVVEPQVPHHVKPLGDVEFHVEFLK